A region of the Chryseobacterium gotjawalense genome:
CTCTGATGCTGTTAATAAATTATTGCTTTCCCATTATTGCTGTTTGACCAGACCATTATCGGGTTTCCTCCTCTTTAATTCTGCTTTTGATATATTTTCAATCCCTTTAATCAATGAATCGGGTGTAAAAGAAATGGAATCGATACCCTGCTCCACGAGGAACTGGGAAAACTCCGGAAAGTCGCTGGGTGCCTGACCGCATAAACCGATTTTAATGCCTGCTTTTTTTGCTGCAGCAATGGCCTGCGCAATCAGGATGGTGACCGCTTCATTGTTTTCATCAAATAAATGGCTTACGATATCCGAATCCCTGTCAAGACCCAAAGTTAGCTGAGTAAGGTCGTTGGAGCCGATCGAAAAACCATCGAACAGTTGTGCAAACTGATCTGCCAGTATCACATTGCTTGGGATCTCGACCATCACATATACTTCCAACCCATTTTCGCCTCGTTTTAATCCGAATGATTCCATGGTCTGCAATACTTTCTTCGCTTCATCAATTGTTCTGCAGAAAGGGATCATCACTTTTACATTCGTGAGGCCCATTTCATTTCTCACTTTTAGCACTGCCTCACATTCCAGTCCAAAACCGGGTAAATAACGCTGGTCGTAATACCGGGATGCACCACGGAAACCAATCATCGGGTTTTCTTCTTTCGGCTCATAATACTGTCCGCCAACGAGTGAAGCATATTCATTGGTTTTAAAATCACTCATCCGCAAAATCACCTGATTGGGATAAAAGGCTGCTGCCACTTTTGCTATCGATTCCGCCAGCTGCTGTACAAAATATTCGGTTTTACTGTTATAGTCCGTTGTCATCTGAGCAATGGTGTTTTTCACCGGACCTTCCGGCAACTGGTCAAACTGTACCAGTGCCATGGGGTGGATAAGGATACTGTTATTGATGATAAACTCCATCCGAAGCAAACCCACACCCTTGGCTGGATAATGTGAAAGCTCAAATGCCCGGTCCGGATCCGCCAATATAAAGAGTGGGGTGGTTTCCGTTTTCGGCACTTTCGATAAGTCGGTGGTCACCATTTCAAACGGGATATTGCCCTCCAATACATGGCCTTCATCGCCTTCGGTATTGGCGACTGTTATTATTTGCCCATCTTTGATCACCTGTGTGGCGTTGCCTGTTCCTACAATTGCGGCAATACCCAGTTCACGGGCAACAATGGAAGCATGACTGGTACGGCCACCTTTGTTGGTTACAATACTTACGGCTTTGCGTAAAAGGGAATTCCAGTCGGGGTTCGTAATGTCTGCAACCAATATGTCGCCTTGCTGTAATTTGTGTGCTTCGCTTAATGAATGAATGATGCAGGCACGGCCACTGATAATTTTTTTACCTACTGCTTTTCCCCTGCAGATCACCTTGCCTTTTTCTTTTAATTTATAAGTGTAAACTTTCCCATGGGTTTTCTGTGAATGAACCGTTTCGGGCCTTGCCTGTAAGATGTATATTTTATTACTGACGCCATCTTTTCCCCATTCGATATCCATTGGAACCCCATAGTGTTTTTCAATTTCATAGCTCCATTTGGCTAACTGTAAAACTTCGGGATCAGATAAAATCCAGGCGGAACATTTATCCAGAGGAGTCTCAACGGTTTTAATTGGTCTACCCGATTCACCTGTTTCATCATACACCATCATGTGTGTTTTTTCTCCTTTTTTACGGCTGATCAGTCCGTTTTTACCCTGAGAAAGTGTGTGCTTGAATACCCAGAATTCATCAGGGTTGACAGCGCCCTGCACCACATTTTCACCCAGACCCCATGCTCCTGTTATATAAATGGCATTTTCAAATCCGCTTTCGGGGTCAATGGTAAAGATTACACCAGCGCAGCCTTCATCTGACCGCACCATGTATTGCACGCCTACCGATAAACCCACCTGCATGTGATCAAACCCATTATCAATCCGGTATTTTATTGCCCGGTCATTGAACAGAGAGACATAACACTGTTGTACGGCATTCAGCAAATTTTCCTCACCCCGAACATTTAAAAAGGAATCGTGCTGTCCGGCAAAGCTGGCGGTAGGCAGATCTTCAGCGGTAGCACTGCTCCGGACCGCTACCGATAAATTATTTTTATCGGCTGCCAACAGGCGGTACGCGTTGATTATTTCAGTCTTCACCTCTTTCGGCATATGGGCATTTGTTATCAGTGTGCGGCACTGCGAGGCCACTTTTGGAAGATTGGAAAGCGATTCGCAGTCGATGGTATCCAGTAATTCTTTGAGGGTTTCCTGCAGTTGATTCTGCGACAGAAACGACCGGTAGCTTTCAACGGTCACCGCAAAACCATCCGGCACTTCAATACCGAGTGGAGATAGCTTATTGAACATTTCGCCCAGAGATGCATTCTTGCCTCCTACCTGCGGAAGGTCACTAAGATCGATCTTGTTAAAGGGAATGGTATATGCGTTCATTGGTTTGTGTTTTTAAACTTTATCGGCAGGCTTTAAGAGCCTTCGTTTTGTATGGCAAAGAAGCAGAACCGTAATTTTCGAAGTGCTCGAAGATGTTGCTAAAGATGTGCGATAAACAACGGCGTATCCAGCTCTGTCATCAGTATATCTGCCAGGCTGGTCTTCAGCCAGCGGCTAAATTCACTGCGCCGGTAGGCACCGAGCACGACCAGTTCATTTTCCTTATGATGGCGTAAGTGGCCGGTAATCTGCTCTTTAACAGTGCCTTTAATAACAGTAAAACTGGCTTTCGGGAAATGTCTTTTGATAAACTCTCTCATCAGTTTATTATCAGGCAACCTTGATGTAGCCATTGCATCCTCTTTTATAGTCACCACCTCCACCGGTACCTCCGTAAAACTGTCAAAAAGGTAGCTGAACATTTTTACCGCATATAAAGAGGAAGATCCCCCATCATACAGTAGGACTATTTTGTCAACGGGTCTAAAATTATTGGGCACAACCAGTACCGGACACTGCACATCGCGAAGCAGATCTTTGATAAACCCTGTCGGCGATTCCTGTTTGTTTCTGGTGAATGCTTCAAACTCATTGATGACCACCAGATCGGCAAACATGCTTTCCTGTTTCAGGTCGTTAATGGCAAAACCCTTATCTCGGTGGATGGAAAAATGGATACCGGCTTTGTTACATGCTTTCTGAAATTTCTGGGCAGCCCCATCTCTTTTCTTTTGATCTTTTTCGTCCAGTTCTTTCATTTTTTCTTCGTAATTCTCGTACGTCTTTATCACTTTTACCAGATTATAGCTTCGGTAAATAAATTCATCGAGAAATACACCCACCAGATGGGCATCTGCAATTTTTGTAAACTGTATGGCATAATCCAATGTGCTTTTTGACATGTTAAATCCATCAAAAACTGCTAGAAATTTTTTCATATTATATTGTTTTGGATAGGGAATACTACTCGTCTTTGTTGTTCTGATTGATGTAAAAGTAGCAGAGAAATCAGTTTGAGGCAATGATGTTGGTCATGATATAGAATGACAGTTGTCATTACTGTCATCGGTAGTAAAAAAAATAGCTCAATGCAGGCGATCTGTATTATTTACTAAAAAATTTGCGGTTTTTGATATCAACAATAATTCTACGCTTCTGTATTTTTTGAAAGTTTAATGGGTTTATAAAAACTTAACTTTTAACGGCTTTATTTTCCTTTAAAAATTTCCTGCTTCAATCTTTTAAAAATATCTTTGCAGTCTTAATTTGTCTAAACAATGATCACCAAAATAATCATCCATAAAGTCGGGAACAAAATCAATCAGGAATCGCTGGTTCTTTCACAGGAGGAATATCAACCTGAAGAAGGGATGACGGAATTACTCGAAGATTTTTTCCTCAAAGCCTTTAAATCAGAAGAACAGTTTCAGTTTTACAGTGATACCTATTTGGTCAATAATCCTGTGTTCAGTTCGGTTTCAGAAATTTTCGAAGACCTGACCAAGTTCAGGTATGAGTCTGAAAATATAGCCGAACATCTCTATGATATTACCGATAATCCGCGTGTACAGCCAGGTGAGCTTTTTATATGTTATTTCGAAGGTGAAGAAACCGATGGCGTAAAAATAGATTCTATCGGAATTTTTAAAACAGAAAATAAAAACCCTTTCCTGAAAATTTTCCCCCAAGGCGAAACGTTTGAAATCGAAAAAGATTACGGAATCGGACTTACAAAACTGGATAAAGGCTGCATCATTTACAACAATTTCAAAGAATCCGGTTATGCAGTTTCTGTTGTAGACAATAATAAGAACGGCGATATGTATTACTGGTTCGAGGATTTTCTGAAGGTAAAACAACGCGACGACGAATATTTCCATACTCAGGAAACATTGTCCGTATACAAAGAATTCATCACCAAACAATTGCCTCAGGAATTTGAAACTACAAAAGCTGATCAAGCGGAATTCCTTAATAAATCAATTGAGTTCTTCAAAGAGAAAGAACAGTTCGACTACGAGGAATTTACCAAAGAAGTTTTGCGGGATGAGAACGTGATCGAAAGTTTCGGAAACTTTAAATCCGATTACGAACAGGAAATGCAGGTGTCTATTTCAGAAGATTTTGCCATCAACGAATCTGCGGTGAAAAAACAGAGTCGCGGTTTCAAAAGCATTATCAAGCTCGACAAAAACTTCAGTATTTATGTCCACGGTGACCGTAAAATGATTGAACAGGGCCAGGATGAAAACGGAAAATATTAC
Encoded here:
- the ppsA gene encoding phosphoenolpyruvate synthase gives rise to the protein MNAYTIPFNKIDLSDLPQVGGKNASLGEMFNKLSPLGIEVPDGFAVTVESYRSFLSQNQLQETLKELLDTIDCESLSNLPKVASQCRTLITNAHMPKEVKTEIINAYRLLAADKNNLSVAVRSSATAEDLPTASFAGQHDSFLNVRGEENLLNAVQQCYVSLFNDRAIKYRIDNGFDHMQVGLSVGVQYMVRSDEGCAGVIFTIDPESGFENAIYITGAWGLGENVVQGAVNPDEFWVFKHTLSQGKNGLISRKKGEKTHMMVYDETGESGRPIKTVETPLDKCSAWILSDPEVLQLAKWSYEIEKHYGVPMDIEWGKDGVSNKIYILQARPETVHSQKTHGKVYTYKLKEKGKVICRGKAVGKKIISGRACIIHSLSEAHKLQQGDILVADITNPDWNSLLRKAVSIVTNKGGRTSHASIVARELGIAAIVGTGNATQVIKDGQIITVANTEGDEGHVLEGNIPFEMVTTDLSKVPKTETTPLFILADPDRAFELSHYPAKGVGLLRMEFIINNSILIHPMALVQFDQLPEGPVKNTIAQMTTDYNSKTEYFVQQLAESIAKVAAAFYPNQVILRMSDFKTNEYASLVGGQYYEPKEENPMIGFRGASRYYDQRYLPGFGLECEAVLKVRNEMGLTNVKVMIPFCRTIDEAKKVLQTMESFGLKRGENGLEVYVMVEIPSNVILADQFAQLFDGFSIGSNDLTQLTLGLDRDSDIVSHLFDENNEAVTILIAQAIAAAKKAGIKIGLCGQAPSDFPEFSQFLVEQGIDSISFTPDSLIKGIENISKAELKRRKPDNGLVKQQ
- a CDS encoding universal stress protein yields the protein MSKSTLDYAIQFTKIADAHLVGVFLDEFIYRSYNLVKVIKTYENYEEKMKELDEKDQKKRDGAAQKFQKACNKAGIHFSIHRDKGFAINDLKQESMFADLVVINEFEAFTRNKQESPTGFIKDLLRDVQCPVLVVPNNFRPVDKIVLLYDGGSSSLYAVKMFSYLFDSFTEVPVEVVTIKEDAMATSRLPDNKLMREFIKRHFPKASFTVIKGTVKEQITGHLRHHKENELVVLGAYRRSEFSRWLKTSLADILMTELDTPLFIAHL
- a CDS encoding nucleoid-associated protein, with the translated sequence MITKIIIHKVGNKINQESLVLSQEEYQPEEGMTELLEDFFLKAFKSEEQFQFYSDTYLVNNPVFSSVSEIFEDLTKFRYESENIAEHLYDITDNPRVQPGELFICYFEGEETDGVKIDSIGIFKTENKNPFLKIFPQGETFEIEKDYGIGLTKLDKGCIIYNNFKESGYAVSVVDNNKNGDMYYWFEDFLKVKQRDDEYFHTQETLSVYKEFITKQLPQEFETTKADQAEFLNKSIEFFKEKEQFDYEEFTKEVLRDENVIESFGNFKSDYEQEMQVSISEDFAINESAVKKQSRGFKSIIKLDKNFSIYVHGDRKMIEQGQDENGKYYRLYFEKEQ